A single region of the Triticum dicoccoides isolate Atlit2015 ecotype Zavitan chromosome 2B, WEW_v2.0, whole genome shotgun sequence genome encodes:
- the LOC119368069 gene encoding vacuolar-processing enzyme beta-isozyme 1-like: protein MEYGDKTFKGDMLFLYQGFDPAKLNIRNRPLPTPSLKGAIKQRYTDILFMWKKYEKLNVGSEEKLRALREVKETVLHRKHLDSSIDFIGKLVFGFEKGPSVLGAVRGSGQPLVDDWDCLEIMLSATIPYLNPMNMQHPPLFVFLIELTLLY, encoded by the exons ATGGAGTATGGTGACAAGACATTCAAGGGTGACATGCTTTTCCTCTATCAAGGTTTCGATCCTGCAAAGTTAAACATCAGAAATAGGCCGCTGCCTACGCCCAGCCTCAAGGGTGCAATCAAGCAAAGATACACCGATATTCTTTTCATGTGGAAGAAG tatgAGAAGTTGAATGTGGGATCGGAAGAGAAGCTGAGGGCCCTCAGGGAGGTCAAAGAAACCGTTCTACACAGGAAGCATCTAGACAGCAGTATCGATTTCATCGGGAAGCTTGTCTTTGGATTCGAAAAGGGGCCTTCAGTGCTTGGGGCTGTTAGAGGCTCGGGCCAGCCATTAGTCGACGATTGGGATTGTCTGGAGATCATGCTGAGTGCAACAATTCCTTATTTGAATCCCATGAACATGCAACACCCTCCACTCTTTGTGTTTCTGATAGAACTTACTCTGCTATACTGA
- the LOC119361028 gene encoding vacuolar-processing enzyme beta-isozyme 1-like — protein sequence MRTLWCLCTMTSPTTLTTQGVESSSTILKDYTGEQVTAKNLYAVLLGNKTAVTGGSRKVINSKPNDHIFIYYTDHGSPGSLGMPNGPNVYADDFIKVLRQKHASKSYSKMIIYVEACESGSIFEGLLPQDLNIYVTTAANAVESSWAAYCPGMEMPPPPEYDTCLGDLYSVSWMEDR from the exons ATGAGAACATTGTGGTGTTTATGTACGATGACATCGCCGACAACCCTGACAACCCAAGGCGTGgagtcgtcatcaaccatcctaaaG GACTACACTGGCGAGCAGGTCACTGCTAAGAACTTGTACGCGGTTCTCTTGGGGAACAAAACCGCGGTTACTGGAGGGAGTAGGAAGGTGATAAACAGCAAACCAAATGATCACATCTTTATCTACTACACGGATCATGGGTCTCCTGGTTCACTTG GCATGCCCAACGGACCAAATGTTTATGCTGACGACTTCATCAAAGTGTTGCGGCAAAAGCATGCTTCCAAAAGCTATTCGAAAATG ATCATATATGTTGAAGCGTGTGAAAGTGGCAGCATCTTTGAGGGTTTGTTGCCACAAGATCTTAATATTTATGTTACAACGGCAGCAAATGCGGTAGAAAGTAGCTGGGCAGCATACTGCCCTGGGATGGAAATGCCACCTCCACCTGAATATGATACATGTTTAGGTGACTTATACAGTGTTTCTTGGATGGAGGACAGGTAA